One window of Micrococcales bacterium genomic DNA carries:
- a CDS encoding DEAD/DEAH box helicase produces MTKSGLEHFSPATRAWFQAAFEAPTAAQVGAWDAIAAGHHALVVAPTGSGKTLAAFLSAIDHLMTSPPPAERQARCRVVYVSPLKALATDVERNLRAPLTGVSNQLAAAGRPVPEVAVGLRTGDTPTSERRKFATKPPDVLITTPESLFLVLTSGARAGLAGVETVIIDEIHALAATKRGAHLALSLERLDALLATPAQRVALSATVKPVAEVARFIRGAAERPADQPRPLDFGAGDGDGVATGTGTSAKTPDQEAQARPPTDPPIKDAKARPPPRPPGREVVIVQPPANKVIDIEVRLPVEDLADLAANTLPEVIEGDLTGDAAGAMRGASIWPHVHQAVLDEIESHRSTLVFANARRGAERLAARLNEEHYQQVTGETPRTTALTHTEQHAQANSVASLEATVALAHHGSMSRERRTEIENQLKAGLLPAVVATSSLELGIDMGAIDLVIQVGAPPSVASAMQRIGRAGHQVGAVSHGVMYPLFLGDLVPAAVVAGRMVAGQIESISLPQNPLDVLAQQIVAAVAMDNWQLGDLLDLVRGAANFEHLGQLTYEAVLDMLAGRYPSADFGELRPRLVWDRATGELSPRPGAAHLAQVSGGTIPDRGMYGVFLAGENPASKGAKRVGELDEEMVYESRVGDTFTLGSSTWRIMQITPNAVYVLPAPGIPGRLPFWRGDGPGRPAELGASIGQFVRQTHAAGPGAVGDLRALGLDASAAANLIAHLDDQAQATGQLPDDQTLVFETFLDELGDRRVMIHSVWGGQVNGAWAAVLAQRLQQRYGLDAQVMHNDDGIMLRLPETVEDEAATPVGDLLLDPDQVSAQVTEAISSTAHFAARFREAAARSLTLPRRAGKRQPLWQQRHRAHQLLQVAAKFDDFPIVLEAVRECLQDDFDVPALERLMRAVDDRSVRVVEVQTDTASPFAKSMTFGYTAQFLYDGDAPLAERRAAALSLDPNLLAELLGRGEASDPADLLDADVILALDGELAYRSDDRRLSTAEGLVDLLRGLGPQDSDQLEAACEGSWSAWITSLVAERRVIEVRIGAHQRWAVVEDAAALRDGLGVALPAGLAEAFLEPVSDPLGGLLRRYLRHHGPFTAAQVASEFGLGLAVAERELEALVRAGKAVAGRLRPVEAGGGGGRDYCDPEIMARARRRSLAVLRRQVEPVQGPALAQFAAVWHKLGRLRGADGVLQAINTLAGAPLPASSIETVVLTARVTDYEPAMLDELITSGEVAWVGQGKTTGTDGTIRLLATSTDDAYLADVEPAEDPTAQALLGLLGHGGAFTAHELARRLEIDSNQLRSVLWDLVWGGWLTGDSFAPVRAFLAGGKTAHRTKRRPRSRTLLTRRALGQAAQGASSSLEPAHLGDPRLVGRWSLAPTPAGQSLAITAEEGLAATATSLLERHGVLTRGAVKLETSFAQLYPVLAAMEQAGSVRRGYFVEHLGGSQFALPPCPDQLRASAESGGVIIVASADPANPYGAALPWTEAAGGHRPSRTAGALVVLVDGQLSLYLERGGKTALSFGQAETVSKAALALVQAVKAGRLPTLKVARLDGEDALAAYAERQDSVLALVHAGFAVTPAGLTLRSGRA; encoded by the coding sequence ATGACCAAATCCGGCCTGGAGCATTTCAGTCCCGCCACGCGGGCCTGGTTCCAGGCTGCCTTCGAGGCTCCAACGGCCGCCCAGGTTGGCGCCTGGGACGCCATTGCTGCTGGCCATCACGCCTTGGTGGTGGCACCAACCGGTTCGGGCAAGACCTTGGCGGCCTTCCTCAGCGCCATCGACCATTTGATGACTTCGCCGCCCCCGGCCGAACGCCAAGCCCGCTGCCGGGTGGTCTACGTCTCACCGCTAAAAGCCCTGGCCACCGATGTGGAGAGAAACCTCCGGGCGCCGTTGACCGGCGTCTCGAACCAGCTGGCGGCGGCCGGCCGGCCGGTACCGGAGGTAGCAGTGGGCCTCCGCACCGGCGACACACCCACCTCGGAACGCCGCAAGTTTGCCACTAAGCCGCCAGATGTGCTTATCACCACACCAGAATCGCTTTTCCTGGTGCTAACCAGCGGCGCCAGGGCTGGTCTGGCCGGGGTCGAAACCGTCATCATTGACGAGATCCACGCCCTGGCCGCGACCAAACGCGGTGCTCATTTGGCCCTGTCGCTTGAACGGCTCGACGCCCTGCTGGCTACCCCGGCCCAACGCGTTGCCTTGTCTGCCACCGTCAAACCAGTGGCGGAGGTGGCCAGGTTCATTCGCGGCGCGGCCGAGCGACCAGCTGACCAGCCCCGGCCCTTGGACTTTGGGGCCGGCGACGGCGACGGGGTGGCCACTGGGACAGGCACCTCAGCCAAAACCCCTGACCAGGAAGCTCAGGCCAGGCCACCCACGGATCCACCTATTAAGGACGCCAAGGCCAGGCCTCCACCAAGGCCGCCAGGCCGGGAGGTAGTGATTGTCCAGCCGCCAGCCAACAAGGTGATCGACATTGAGGTCCGCCTACCGGTCGAGGACCTGGCCGATCTGGCCGCCAACACCTTGCCAGAGGTTATCGAAGGCGACCTGACCGGCGACGCGGCCGGCGCCATGCGCGGGGCCTCGATTTGGCCTCACGTCCACCAAGCCGTGCTCGACGAGATCGAGTCGCACCGCTCAACGCTGGTCTTCGCCAACGCCCGTCGCGGGGCGGAACGCCTGGCGGCGCGGCTAAACGAGGAGCACTACCAGCAGGTCACAGGCGAAACCCCAAGAACCACTGCGCTGACCCACACCGAGCAACACGCCCAGGCCAACTCGGTGGCCTCTCTCGAAGCAACTGTGGCCTTGGCCCACCACGGTTCAATGAGCCGTGAGCGCCGCACTGAAATCGAAAACCAGCTCAAGGCCGGGTTGTTGCCGGCGGTGGTGGCGACCAGTTCGTTGGAGCTGGGCATCGACATGGGGGCAATCGATCTGGTGATCCAGGTTGGGGCACCACCGTCGGTGGCCTCGGCTATGCAGCGCATTGGCCGGGCCGGGCATCAGGTCGGGGCGGTCTCTCACGGTGTGATGTATCCGCTGTTCCTGGGAGATTTGGTGCCCGCCGCGGTGGTGGCTGGTCGCATGGTAGCCGGCCAAATCGAGTCGATCTCACTGCCGCAGAACCCGTTAGACGTACTGGCCCAGCAAATCGTGGCGGCAGTGGCCATGGACAACTGGCAGCTGGGCGATTTGCTGGACTTGGTGCGCGGGGCGGCTAACTTCGAGCATCTTGGACAACTGACCTACGAGGCCGTCCTCGACATGTTGGCCGGGCGCTACCCTTCGGCCGATTTTGGCGAGCTGCGCCCTCGTCTGGTTTGGGACAGGGCCACCGGAGAACTTAGTCCAAGACCAGGGGCGGCCCATCTGGCTCAGGTGTCCGGCGGAACCATCCCGGATCGCGGCATGTACGGGGTCTTTCTGGCCGGGGAAAACCCAGCCTCCAAAGGCGCCAAACGAGTGGGCGAACTCGATGAGGAAATGGTCTATGAATCCCGCGTTGGCGACACCTTTACTCTGGGCTCGTCGACCTGGCGAATTATGCAGATCACGCCCAACGCGGTCTACGTCTTGCCGGCGCCGGGCATTCCCGGCCGTCTGCCCTTCTGGCGGGGAGACGGGCCGGGGCGGCCGGCCGAGTTGGGGGCCAGCATTGGGCAATTCGTCCGCCAAACCCACGCCGCTGGGCCGGGCGCGGTAGGCGATCTCAGGGCGCTGGGACTGGATGCTTCAGCCGCAGCCAATCTGATAGCTCACCTTGACGACCAGGCCCAGGCCACCGGCCAGTTGCCGGACGACCAAACTTTGGTATTCGAAACCTTTCTCGATGAGCTCGGCGACCGACGGGTGATGATCCATTCGGTTTGGGGCGGCCAGGTCAACGGGGCCTGGGCGGCGGTACTGGCTCAGCGGCTGCAGCAACGCTACGGGCTGGATGCGCAGGTCATGCACAATGACGATGGCATCATGCTGCGGCTGCCGGAAACGGTCGAGGATGAGGCGGCCACACCCGTAGGCGATCTGCTGCTGGACCCGGACCAAGTCAGCGCCCAGGTGACCGAGGCGATTAGTTCGACCGCACACTTTGCCGCCCGTTTTCGTGAGGCGGCGGCTCGTTCACTGACCTTGCCGCGCCGGGCCGGCAAACGCCAACCTTTGTGGCAGCAGCGTCACCGAGCCCACCAGTTATTGCAGGTGGCCGCCAAATTCGATGACTTCCCCATTGTTCTTGAGGCGGTCCGCGAATGCCTCCAAGACGACTTCGACGTACCAGCGCTGGAACGGCTGATGCGGGCGGTCGACGACCGCTCGGTCCGGGTGGTTGAGGTCCAGACCGACACTGCCTCGCCTTTTGCCAAGTCGATGACCTTTGGTTACACCGCGCAGTTCCTCTATGACGGTGACGCGCCTCTGGCTGAACGCCGGGCAGCGGCCCTATCACTTGACCCGAACTTACTGGCCGAATTGCTGGGCCGCGGGGAGGCCAGCGACCCGGCCGATCTGCTCGACGCGGATGTGATCCTGGCTTTGGATGGCGAACTGGCCTACCGGAGCGATGACCGGCGCCTTAGTACGGCTGAGGGCCTGGTCGATTTGCTGCGCGGGCTTGGTCCGCAGGATTCAGACCAGTTGGAGGCGGCTTGCGAAGGGTCCTGGTCTGCTTGGATAACCAGCCTGGTGGCCGAGCGGCGGGTGATCGAGGTTAGGATCGGGGCCCACCAGCGCTGGGCGGTGGTCGAAGACGCCGCCGCCCTACGCGATGGCCTTGGCGTGGCCTTGCCTGCCGGGCTGGCCGAGGCATTCCTTGAACCGGTCAGCGACCCTCTGGGTGGCTTGTTGCGGCGCTACTTGCGCCATCATGGCCCGTTCACGGCAGCCCAAGTAGCCAGCGAGTTTGGCCTTGGCCTGGCAGTGGCCGAGCGTGAACTCGAAGCCCTGGTCAGGGCGGGTAAGGCGGTGGCCGGCCGGCTGCGGCCGGTTGAAGCCGGCGGTGGCGGCGGCCGGGACTATTGCGATCCGGAAATCATGGCCCGCGCCAGGCGGCGCTCCTTGGCCGTTTTGCGCCGGCAAGTCGAGCCGGTGCAAGGCCCGGCCTTGGCCCAGTTCGCGGCAGTTTGGCACAAGTTGGGGCGGCTGCGCGGGGCCGATGGCGTGCTGCAGGCCATCAACACCCTGGCCGGGGCGCCCCTGCCGGCCAGTTCAATCGAAACCGTGGTTTTGACCGCTCGGGTGACGGATTATGAACCGGCCATGTTGGACGAGTTGATTACTTCTGGCGAGGTCGCCTGGGTCGGCCAGGGTAAAACCACCGGCACCGACGGCACCATTAGATTGCTGGCGACCAGCACTGACGACGCCTACCTGGCAGATGTTGAACCGGCTGAGGACCCCACAGCCCAGGCCTTGCTTGGACTTTTAGGCCACGGTGGCGCCTTTACTGCCCACGAGCTGGCTCGCCGCCTAGAGATCGACTCGAACCAGTTGCGCTCGGTTTTGTGGGATTTGGTTTGGGGCGGCTGGCTCACCGGTGACTCATTCGCACCGGTCAGGGCGTTCCTGGCCGGTGGCAAGACGGCCCACCGAACCAAGCGCCGGCCGCGCAGCCGGACGCTACTGACCCGGCGCGCTCTGGGCCAGGCGGCGCAGGGCGCTTCGAGTTCGCTTGAACCCGCCCACCTCGGTGATCCCAGGCTGGTTGGCCGTTGGTCGTTGGCGCCAACCCCGGCCGGCCAGTCCTTGGCAATCACCGCTGAGGAAGGACTGGCGGCCACCGCGACCAGCCTGCTCGAGCGCCACGGCGTGCTGACCCGCGGCGCGGTCAAATTGGAGACTTCGTTTGCCCAGCTTTATCCGGTGTTGGCAGCGATGGAGCAGGCTGGTTCGGTTCGGCGGGGCTACTTTGTCGAGCACCTGGGCGGCTCACAGTTCGCCCTGCCGCCTTGCCCGGATCAGTTGCGAGCCTCGGCCGAATCGGGTGGAGTCATCATTGTGGCCTCGGCTGACCCGGCCAACCCATACGGGGCGGCCTTGCCATGGACGGAAGCGGCTGGTGGCCACCGGCCCAGCCGGACGGCTGGGGCTTTGGTGGTTTTGGTCGATGGCCAACTGTCGTTGTATTTGGAGCGCGGCGGCAAAACTGCGCTCAGTTTTGGCCAAGCTGAAACGGTTTCCAAGGCGGCACTGGCCCTGGTCCAGGCGGTCAAGGCAGGCCGGTTACCCACGCTGAAGGTGGCCAGGCTTGATGGCGAAGACGCGCTGGCGGCCTACGCCGAACGCCAAGACTCAGTCTTGGCCCTGGTCCATGCCGGGTTTGCCGTCACCCCGGCCGGCCTGACCCTAAGGTCTGGCCGTGCCTGA
- a CDS encoding nicotinamide-nucleotide amidohydrolase family protein yields the protein MAPWRTPGSLDNEGRANQLIELLRQRSLTVAVAESLTGGLLSASIVDVPGASDVFRGGVVAYSPDVKHHLLAVDGELLEDRGAVNGTTAGQMALGVRRVLGADVGIATTGVAGPDPAYGLEPGTVFVACSWAKDTPAIRALRVEGDRAQVRLLTVTRALELADATIRQTEGI from the coding sequence GTGGCACCTTGGCGAACGCCCGGCAGCCTTGACAACGAAGGCCGGGCCAACCAGCTGATCGAACTGTTGAGGCAGCGCTCACTGACGGTGGCCGTGGCCGAATCGCTAACCGGTGGTCTGCTAAGTGCGTCAATTGTCGATGTGCCCGGTGCCAGCGATGTGTTCCGGGGTGGTGTGGTGGCCTATTCGCCGGATGTCAAACATCATCTGCTGGCGGTTGACGGGGAGTTGTTGGAGGACCGTGGCGCTGTAAACGGCACCACCGCGGGGCAGATGGCGCTAGGTGTCCGGCGCGTTCTTGGGGCTGACGTGGGTATTGCTACTACTGGCGTGGCGGGGCCGGACCCGGCCTATGGGCTTGAACCTGGCACGGTCTTCGTGGCCTGCTCCTGGGCCAAGGACACTCCGGCAATCCGGGCTTTGCGGGTCGAAGGCGACCGGGCTCAAGTCCGGCTGTTGACCGTGACCAGGGCACTCGAGCTGGCCGATGCCACAATTAGGCAAACCGAAGGAATATAG
- a CDS encoding class F sortase, which translates to MSLLSILLLAAGGLALWQSDLFRSALSPAGALRDMHGNLVTPDPDAIIDDPTAESDIGLRFKVPSVRLDVPLGQTAAVKGRIGPPGFTSAYWVSNLGVWVENATEGTVYIAAHSLRHGGWAPGNALFDIETQRSMVLPGDQIVVGDQVYSVTETKIIAKPEVGKTGQLWQNTPKRLVVFTCLQNRQNTASTDNMVIIGTLVE; encoded by the coding sequence TTGTCATTGCTGTCTATCCTTTTGCTCGCCGCCGGCGGCCTAGCCTTATGGCAGTCAGACCTGTTTAGGTCAGCCCTGTCGCCGGCCGGTGCGCTCCGCGATATGCACGGCAATCTCGTCACCCCCGACCCAGATGCCATTATCGACGACCCGACGGCCGAATCCGACATTGGCCTGCGTTTCAAGGTTCCGTCAGTCAGGCTTGACGTCCCGCTCGGTCAAACGGCAGCGGTCAAAGGACGGATCGGTCCGCCCGGCTTCACCTCCGCCTACTGGGTCTCCAATCTTGGGGTCTGGGTCGAAAACGCTACGGAGGGCACCGTCTACATCGCCGCTCACTCGCTGCGTCATGGCGGCTGGGCCCCCGGAAACGCGCTGTTCGACATTGAAACTCAGCGGTCTATGGTGTTGCCGGGCGACCAGATTGTGGTTGGCGACCAGGTCTATTCCGTGACCGAAACCAAGATTATTGCGAAACCTGAGGTTGGCAAGACCGGGCAGCTCTGGCAGAACACACCAAAGCGGCTGGTTGTCTTCACCTGTCTCCAGAACCGCCAGAACACAGCGTCAACGGACAATATGGTGATTATCGGCACCCTGGTGGAATAG
- a CDS encoding RecX family transcriptional regulator, which translates to MTKRGVPPEVAERVLDRFEEVGLVDDQAYADMLVRTRHSERGLVGLALAQELRRRGVDDETAVAAMAQVSPDDQATKAEALAAKKLASTRGVEPQARLRRTVSMLARKGYPPGLATEVTRRLLEQEEIGD; encoded by the coding sequence ATGACCAAACGCGGTGTACCACCTGAAGTAGCCGAGCGGGTGTTGGACCGCTTTGAGGAGGTTGGCCTGGTCGATGACCAAGCCTATGCCGACATGCTGGTACGCACCCGGCACTCCGAGCGAGGTCTGGTGGGCCTGGCCTTGGCCCAGGAATTGCGCCGGCGCGGCGTCGATGACGAAACCGCGGTGGCGGCCATGGCCCAAGTCAGCCCGGATGACCAGGCCACCAAGGCCGAGGCCCTGGCGGCGAAAAAACTGGCTTCAACCCGTGGGGTCGAGCCGCAGGCGCGGCTACGCCGGACTGTTTCGATGCTGGCCCGCAAGGGTTATCCGCCAGGTCTGGCCACGGAGGTGACCAGGCGTTTGTTGGAACAAGAGGAGATCGGTGATTAG
- a CDS encoding DUF3046 domain-containing protein translates to MRHSEFTESMDRAFGATYAKSLASDLVIGALGGRTAEEALAGGTPPRQVWDALCDAMEVGDDLRWAYRAPVPPKRRRQAR, encoded by the coding sequence GTGCGGCACAGCGAATTTACCGAGTCGATGGACCGAGCCTTCGGCGCCACCTACGCCAAGTCGTTGGCCAGTGATTTGGTGATTGGCGCGCTCGGCGGTCGAACGGCCGAGGAGGCCTTGGCCGGTGGTACGCCGCCGCGCCAAGTTTGGGACGCGCTCTGCGACGCGATGGAGGTTGGCGACGATTTGCGCTGGGCTTACCGCGCACCGGTTCCGCCCAAGCGGCGGCGTCAGGCGAGGTGA
- the recA gene encoding recombinase RecA, producing MAAQDRDKALASALAQIDRQYGKGSIMRLGDETHAPIEVIPTGSIALDVALGIGGLPRGRIVEVYGPEASGKTTVALHAVANAQKNGGIAAFIDAEHALDPEYAARLGVNTDDLLVSQPDTGEQALEIADMLVRSGALDIVVIDSVAALVPKAEIEGEMGDSHVGLQARLMSQAMRKITGALAASGTTAVFINQLREKVGVFFGSPETTSGGRALKFYASVRLDVRRIETLKEGTEPVGNRTRVKVVKNKVAAPFKQAEFDILYGQGISREGGLIDLGVEHGLVRKSGAWYTYQGDQLGQGKENARSFLRDNPDLAAQIEEQILTELGITEASEPGAGAPGQVEAAKATASGPAGPEVS from the coding sequence ATGGCAGCACAGGACAGAGACAAGGCGCTGGCCAGTGCTTTGGCACAGATCGACCGCCAGTACGGCAAAGGTTCAATCATGCGGCTGGGGGATGAGACGCACGCTCCCATCGAGGTCATCCCCACTGGTTCAATTGCGCTTGACGTGGCTTTGGGCATTGGCGGGCTGCCGCGCGGGCGGATCGTTGAGGTCTACGGGCCGGAGGCTTCTGGCAAAACCACAGTAGCTCTACACGCTGTGGCCAACGCCCAGAAGAACGGCGGTATCGCTGCCTTCATCGACGCCGAACATGCCCTTGACCCGGAATACGCCGCCAGGTTAGGTGTCAACACTGATGACCTGCTGGTTTCCCAGCCAGACACCGGCGAACAAGCCCTTGAGATTGCCGACATGCTGGTCCGGTCGGGGGCGCTGGACATTGTGGTGATCGACTCGGTGGCGGCCTTGGTGCCCAAGGCGGAAATCGAAGGCGAAATGGGCGATTCGCATGTGGGCTTGCAAGCCCGGCTAATGTCGCAGGCCATGCGCAAAATCACCGGTGCACTGGCGGCTTCCGGCACCACGGCTGTGTTCATCAACCAGCTGCGAGAAAAGGTGGGCGTTTTCTTCGGCTCGCCTGAGACAACCTCTGGCGGCCGGGCCTTGAAGTTCTATGCCTCGGTGCGTCTAGATGTGCGCCGGATCGAAACCCTGAAAGAGGGCACCGAACCGGTTGGCAACCGCACTCGGGTCAAAGTGGTCAAAAACAAGGTGGCGGCCCCGTTCAAACAGGCCGAGTTCGACATCCTTTACGGCCAGGGCATCTCGCGCGAGGGCGGGCTAATTGACCTGGGTGTTGAACACGGTTTGGTTCGCAAATCCGGCGCCTGGTACACCTACCAGGGTGACCAACTAGGTCAAGGCAAGGAGAACGCCCGCAGCTTCCTACGAGACAATCCTGACCTAGCGGCGCAGATCGAAGAACAGATCCTGACTGAGCTGGGAATCACAGAGGCCAGTGAGCCGGGCGCTGGCGCGCCCGGCCAGGTCGAGGCGGCCAAGGCCACCGCATCTGGGCCGGCCGGCCCGGAGGTCTCCTAG
- a CDS encoding helix-turn-helix domain-containing protein, giving the protein MLLRDELGQVLRSVRLSQRRTLREVSSAAKVSLGYLSEVERGQKEASSELLAAICEALELPLWATLREVADRMALAEDNWIPDTPEGLLEARNRPMAGVR; this is encoded by the coding sequence ATGTTGCTCAGAGACGAACTGGGGCAGGTTCTACGTTCTGTGCGGCTGAGCCAGCGCCGCACTCTGCGCGAGGTTTCTTCCGCCGCCAAGGTCTCGCTGGGCTACCTCTCTGAGGTCGAGCGGGGCCAAAAGGAAGCTTCTTCAGAGCTCCTGGCCGCCATTTGCGAGGCCCTTGAGCTGCCGCTTTGGGCAACTCTGCGTGAGGTCGCCGATCGGATGGCGCTGGCAGAGGACAATTGGATTCCTGACACCCCAGAGGGTTTGCTGGAAGCCCGTAACCGTCCAATGGCTGGTGTGCGCTAG
- a CDS encoding Fpg/Nei family DNA glycosylase — protein MPEGDILRRVAARLGQAMVDREVIYCLLRWPTLGGVDLAGRTITGIEAYGKHVMMHFDDGFTFRSHLRMDGSWRIERAVSGRPNPTGRAKSWQARAVIGNQDWVAIGWRLGMADLLRTRDVDRLLKPLGPDVMASDFDPTQAAKRLSSQGQRWIGAALLDQSLVAGIGTIYMAESLFKWQVRPNRPANQVEDLAGLLSYAGRILNRSVAAVSPTATGQTRAGWITMVHGREHLPCRLCGTGIEVMMVGSAPFDRPAFYCPTCQER, from the coding sequence GTGCCTGAAGGCGATATTCTGCGCCGGGTAGCCGCCCGTTTGGGCCAGGCCATGGTGGACCGCGAAGTGATCTACTGTCTACTGCGCTGGCCCACACTGGGTGGGGTCGACCTGGCCGGGCGCACCATCACCGGTATCGAGGCCTACGGCAAACACGTAATGATGCACTTTGACGACGGTTTCACCTTCCGCTCCCACCTGCGAATGGATGGTTCTTGGCGAATCGAGCGGGCTGTTTCCGGGCGACCGAATCCGACCGGGCGAGCCAAGTCCTGGCAGGCCAGGGCCGTAATCGGCAATCAGGATTGGGTGGCTATTGGCTGGCGCCTGGGTATGGCTGACCTGCTGCGAACTCGTGACGTTGATCGTCTCCTCAAGCCGCTGGGGCCGGATGTCATGGCTAGCGATTTCGATCCGACCCAGGCGGCCAAAAGGCTGTCGAGCCAGGGCCAGCGCTGGATTGGTGCGGCGTTGTTGGATCAAAGCTTGGTGGCTGGAATTGGCACCATTTACATGGCTGAGTCGCTCTTCAAATGGCAAGTCAGGCCCAACCGGCCGGCCAATCAAGTCGAGGATTTGGCCGGTTTGTTGAGTTACGCGGGGCGGATCTTGAACCGTTCGGTTGCGGCCGTTTCTCCCACCGCTACCGGCCAAACTCGAGCCGGCTGGATCACAATGGTCCACGGCCGTGAACACTTGCCCTGCCGGTTGTGCGGCACGGGTATCGAAGTCATGATGGTGGGTTCGGCGCCATTTGACCGCCCGGCTTTCTACTGCCCCACCTGCCAGGAACGGTAG
- the pgsA gene encoding CDP-diacylglycerol--glycerol-3-phosphate 3-phosphatidyltransferase, translated as MSSVPEVDRSSAPVVNVANALTVLRLVLVPVFLVVFFKGGEGQLNWRLIACGVFLLAAATDKLDGFLARSRNLETDFGKLADPIADKALMAAALIALTINGELSLVVVVLILLRELLVTVARLVVVRHEVIPATAGGKLKTALQVAAVALYILARAWPTYTWLWAMAAVTMILAVAVTVATGFAILARIWTVWQERRAANDPLAKVLEEKQGTGDVTTADVKADRPVEGWEDDQGSKAAVKAPAERGGPSGIAAPSWSEVERPAGIASSASRAKVSRPLRQAESARPATPIRPASPVKPEQPPRPATTPRPAQTPRPAQTPRPAQTPRPAKTPGPAQSPGQAEAVSPARPATPIRPATPIRPATPIRPARPIRTPAPQRPARPVRPAPPVLPQPSPVQLPAFGAPVPAEPAGPEGPVQFGGGAPATKAPGFGQPAAMETTGSPPTSQPPGAPDQATLAEIRRRTEALRTQLREDLPAGPPLTARTAPPGQGQAGPGGEGPASGARFQPSVEERLARLRQRVGLNPDSSQSPK; from the coding sequence GTGTCCAGCGTGCCTGAGGTTGACCGGTCCTCAGCCCCGGTAGTCAACGTCGCCAATGCCCTAACGGTGTTGCGGCTGGTACTGGTGCCCGTTTTCCTGGTTGTCTTCTTCAAAGGTGGCGAAGGCCAACTGAATTGGCGCCTGATCGCATGCGGCGTTTTCCTGCTGGCTGCGGCAACCGACAAGCTGGACGGCTTTTTGGCACGTTCGCGGAACTTGGAAACTGACTTTGGCAAACTGGCTGACCCGATAGCTGATAAGGCACTGATGGCAGCGGCGCTGATTGCCTTGACGATCAATGGAGAGCTGTCGCTCGTTGTGGTGGTGCTGATCTTGCTGCGCGAGCTGCTGGTGACCGTGGCGCGACTAGTGGTGGTGCGCCATGAGGTAATCCCGGCAACGGCCGGCGGAAAGCTGAAGACCGCCTTGCAGGTGGCTGCCGTTGCGCTGTACATATTGGCCAGGGCTTGGCCCACCTATACCTGGCTCTGGGCGATGGCAGCGGTCACAATGATTCTGGCCGTGGCGGTGACCGTGGCGACTGGTTTTGCGATTCTGGCGCGAATCTGGACGGTTTGGCAAGAACGGCGGGCAGCCAATGACCCGTTGGCCAAGGTACTTGAGGAGAAACAAGGAACCGGTGACGTCACCACCGCCGATGTCAAGGCTGACCGGCCAGTTGAAGGCTGGGAAGACGACCAAGGATCCAAGGCCGCGGTCAAGGCGCCGGCCGAACGCGGCGGTCCTAGTGGCATTGCGGCTCCTAGCTGGTCTGAAGTGGAACGGCCGGCCGGGATAGCCAGTTCGGCGTCGCGGGCCAAGGTGTCCCGGCCGCTAAGGCAGGCAGAATCGGCCAGGCCGGCCACCCCGATCAGGCCGGCCAGCCCGGTCAAACCTGAACAGCCGCCTCGACCAGCGACAACGCCTCGCCCGGCCCAAACACCACGACCAGCCCAAACACCACGACCAGCCCAAACACCACGACCTGCGAAAACGCCTGGCCCGGCCCAGTCGCCAGGCCAAGCCGAAGCAGTTTCGCCGGCGCGGCCAGCCACGCCGATCCGGCCAGCCACGCCGATCCGGCCAGCCACGCCGATCCGTCCGGCCAGGCCAATCCGAACGCCGGCACCTCAAAGACCAGCTCGTCCTGTCAGGCCAGCGCCGCCGGTTCTGCCTCAGCCGTCCCCAGTGCAGTTGCCCGCCTTTGGTGCTCCGGTCCCGGCCGAGCCGGCCGGGCCTGAGGGACCGGTTCAATTTGGGGGTGGGGCTCCAGCCACAAAGGCACCTGGTTTTGGTCAACCAGCCGCGATGGAGACCACTGGGTCACCTCCAACCAGCCAACCGCCCGGTGCGCCAGATCAGGCAACTTTGGCCGAGATCCGGCGGCGAACTGAAGCCCTGCGAACCCAGCTAAGAGAGGATCTGCCGGCCGGCCCACCGTTGACTGCGCGGACCGCACCGCCTGGTCAAGGCCAGGCCGGGCCAGGTGGCGAAGGGCCGGCATCGGGCGCCAGATTCCAGCCCTCTGTCGAAGAGCGGCTGGCCCGCCTGCGCCAACGGGTCGGTTTGAACCCGGATTCCTCACAGTCCCCAAAATGA